A portion of the Actomonas aquatica genome contains these proteins:
- a CDS encoding alpha/beta hydrolase, whose product MAASTYHVVLDETVNGRFVVEPALPVDGQVAEGTVLTVRTTPAEGYVLDAGYYSVPGRWGAMYHESMTAEFEVVVDQNKHIGASFVPAAAVAHVEVLHDVVYAQPGVKPLKYDVFTPKGARDLPIIVIIHGGGWTTNDENIMRGLARELTKGGQFVAVSIDYRWAGLADGDAEANSMVDLIEDCYGAIAHIMEHAADYGGDASRIGVTGDSAGGHLSASMATMIERVGDGGFGETEGVFEFMPSYLPAGKSVDVVRDEMLTAIRAAAPSYGVFGGPFLNLYLDDPRIDDAWKQAIMPLHAVPAATVRAVPHYVNRGTKDGLISDAMCTEYVDALVAQGQRVQYVQVGGAGHAFFDWKPDAETRATFAEYGVYYAAEMKAFFASVLSGED is encoded by the coding sequence ATGGCTGCCTCAACCTATCACGTGGTGCTCGATGAGACCGTAAACGGTCGTTTTGTCGTCGAACCGGCCCTGCCGGTCGACGGGCAGGTGGCGGAGGGCACGGTGTTGACGGTGCGGACTACGCCGGCGGAGGGCTACGTGCTGGACGCGGGGTATTATTCGGTGCCGGGGCGCTGGGGGGCGATGTATCACGAATCAATGACCGCCGAGTTCGAGGTGGTGGTGGATCAGAACAAGCACATCGGGGCGTCGTTCGTTCCCGCGGCGGCAGTCGCGCACGTGGAGGTGTTGCATGACGTCGTTTATGCGCAGCCGGGCGTGAAGCCGCTGAAATACGACGTGTTTACGCCGAAGGGCGCGCGGGATTTGCCGATCATTGTTATCATCCATGGCGGAGGTTGGACGACCAACGATGAGAACATCATGCGGGGGCTCGCGCGGGAGTTGACGAAGGGCGGGCAGTTTGTGGCGGTGAGTATCGACTACCGGTGGGCGGGACTGGCCGATGGCGACGCTGAGGCCAACTCCATGGTGGACCTCATTGAGGACTGCTACGGGGCGATCGCCCACATCATGGAGCACGCGGCCGATTACGGCGGTGATGCCTCGCGAATCGGGGTGACCGGCGACAGCGCGGGTGGCCATTTGTCGGCTTCGATGGCGACCATGATCGAACGCGTGGGCGACGGTGGCTTTGGCGAGACGGAGGGCGTGTTTGAGTTTATGCCCAGCTATCTGCCGGCGGGGAAGTCGGTCGACGTGGTGCGCGACGAGATGCTGACCGCGATCCGCGCGGCGGCGCCGAGTTACGGGGTGTTTGGGGGACCGTTCCTAAATCTCTACCTAGATGACCCGCGCATCGATGACGCGTGGAAGCAGGCAATCATGCCCCTGCACGCGGTGCCGGCGGCGACGGTGCGGGCCGTGCCGCACTACGTGAATCGCGGCACGAAGGACGGCCTCATTTCCGACGCGATGTGCACCGAGTATGTGGACGCGTTGGTGGCGCAGGGACAGCGCGTGCAGTATGTCCAGGTGGGAGGCGCGGGGCATGCCTTCTTCGACTGGAAACCCGATGCCGAGACTCGTGCGACGTTTGCCGAATATGGCGTCTATTACGCCGCCGAAATGAAGGCGTTCTTTGCCTCGGTCCTCAGTGGAGAGGATTGA
- a CDS encoding P1 family peptidase — MNAPLLHVSRWLFGINLLIAPLLVAQTATPATGITAIPGIEVGHHTLSARATGCTVILARAGAVGGVDVRGGAPGTSGTNTLDPINLVDQVHAIVLTGGSAYGLASVDGVMRYLEDEKIGFEVGRGKVVPIVAGAVIFDLQLEPEGQRMRPDANAGYLAAQSASSATPAEGAVGAGAGATIGKLLGADRAMRGGFGTASITLPNGLIVAAAVVVNAAGDIVDPATGQIIAGARDASGEGFADMRQILRSGDQTADPLPVENTTIGVVATNAQLTKAQATKMAQMAQDGLARTTYPAHSMIDGDTVFSLATGGWTGPADVSQIGALAADVMTEAILRAVQP, encoded by the coding sequence ATGAACGCCCCCCTCCTCCACGTGTCCCGTTGGCTGTTCGGCATTAACCTCCTGATTGCCCCTCTGCTTGTGGCTCAAACTGCGACACCCGCTACTGGTATCACCGCCATCCCCGGCATCGAAGTCGGTCACCACACCCTTTCCGCCCGTGCCACCGGCTGCACCGTGATCCTCGCTCGCGCCGGGGCCGTCGGCGGTGTCGATGTTCGCGGCGGCGCGCCCGGCACCTCCGGGACCAACACCCTCGACCCCATCAACCTGGTCGATCAGGTCCACGCCATCGTGCTCACCGGTGGCAGCGCCTACGGCCTCGCCTCCGTCGATGGCGTGATGCGCTACTTGGAGGATGAAAAAATCGGCTTCGAGGTCGGACGTGGCAAGGTAGTGCCGATCGTCGCTGGCGCCGTGATTTTCGACCTGCAACTCGAACCCGAGGGACAACGTATGCGGCCGGATGCCAACGCGGGCTACCTCGCCGCCCAGTCTGCCTCTAGCGCAACCCCAGCCGAAGGCGCCGTCGGCGCTGGCGCGGGCGCCACCATCGGCAAGCTGCTCGGCGCCGATCGTGCCATGCGCGGCGGCTTTGGCACCGCCAGTATCACCCTGCCCAACGGACTCATCGTCGCCGCCGCCGTGGTGGTAAACGCCGCGGGCGATATCGTCGATCCCGCCACCGGCCAAATCATCGCCGGGGCCCGCGACGCCTCTGGTGAAGGGTTCGCCGACATGCGTCAGATCCTTCGATCCGGCGACCAAACTGCCGACCCTCTGCCAGTCGAGAACACCACCATCGGCGTCGTCGCCACCAACGCTCAACTCACCAAAGCGCAGGCGACTAAAATGGCCCAGATGGCGCAGGACGGACTGGCCCGCACCACTTACCCAGCCCACAGCATGATCGACGGTGACACGGTCTTCTCTCTCGCAACGGGAGGCTGGACCGGTCCCGCCGACGTATCACAAATCGGCGCGCTCGCCGCCGACGTCATGACCGAAGCCATCCTGCGGGCCGTGCAACCCTAA